The Hymenobacter sp. DG01 sequence TGGGCTCGGTGTTTGAGCTCATGCCCTTCGAGAACGAGCTGGTAGTGCTGGATGCCCCCGGCGCCGTGGTGCAGCAGCTCTTCGACTACGCCGCCCGCGTTAAAATGCCGGTTTCGGGGGCTACGTACGTGGTTTCGGCCGAAGGCAAGCCCCAGGAGGTGCGCATTGGGGGGCAGCCTCTTGATGCTTCCCGCACCTACACCATCGCCATTTCCGACTACCTGGCCGGGGGCGGCGACAACCTCACGTTCTTTAAGGCCCTGAAGCCGCGCGGTACCGGCGTGCTGCTGCGCTCCGCCATCGTGGACTACATCCGCGAGCTGACCCAGCAGGGCAAGCCCATTGAGGCCAAAGTAGAAGGCCGCGTGCGGATGAGTAACTGAGCAGAAAGAGTAATGGCATAGCTGCGCGGTTGGCGCGAGGAGCGCTGCTACACCGCACCTATTCCGTTACTCCGCCACTCCGCTACCCTTCTTACTCCCTTATTCAATTCCTCAGCTACTCTTCCACCATGGACCGTCGCGAATTTCTGAAGCATACCGGCCTGGGGGCCGCTACTCTGGGCCTGCTGGGCGTTTCGGCGCTGCCCGCCACCGCCGCCGATAAAAAGGCTACCCGCCTCACTATTCTGCATACCAACGACATGCACTCCCGCATCGAGCCCTTCCCCGACAATGCTACCCAATGGGCCGGCATGGGCGGCATGGCCAAGCGCGCGGCCCTCATCGAGCAAATCCGCAAGCAGGAGCCGAATGTGCTGCTGCTGGATTCCGGCGACATCTGGCAGGGCACGCCCTACTTCAACTTCTTCCAGGGCGAGCTGGAGTACAAGCTGATGAGCCAGATGGCCTACGACGCCAGCACCCTGGGCAACCACGACTTCGACAATGGTCTGGAGGGCCTGCAGAAGCAGCTGCCCCACGCCACCTTCCCCTTCCTGATTGCCAACTACGACTTCTCCCAAACCATCCTGGCCGGCAAGTTTCAGCCGTATAAGGTGTTCGAGAAGCAAGGCATCCGGGTGGGCGTGTTCGGGCTGGGCATTGAGCTGTCGGGCCTGGTCGGTGACAAAAACTTCGGTGCCACCAAGTACCTCGACCCCGTAGCGACGGCCAAAGACATGGTGGCCAAGCTGCGCGGACCCGAGAAGTGCGACATGGTCATCTGCCTTTCTCACCTGGGCTATAAGTACGAAAGCGCCAAAATTGATGACCGGAAACTGGCCGCTCAGGTTAGCGGCATCGACCTGATTCTGGGCGGGCACACCCACACCTTCCTCGATAAGCCCGAGCCCATTGCCAGCCCCAACGGCCGCACCACGCTGGTCAACCAGGTGG is a genomic window containing:
- a CDS encoding 5'-nucleotidase C-terminal domain-containing protein, which translates into the protein MQLLRSRLAALSLLTAVALAPACQRGAYVPKAQLAPVTAQPVGKSAPEDPQAAATIAPYRQRVTEQMTAVIGQAPVAITKGGGESPLSNFVADIQRVRASRELKQPMDLGVMTNGGLRAPIPAGAVTVGSVFELMPFENELVVLDAPGAVVQQLFDYAARVKMPVSGATYVVSAEGKPQEVRIGGQPLDASRTYTIAISDYLAGGGDNLTFFKALKPRGTGVLLRSAIVDYIRELTQQGKPIEAKVEGRVRMSN
- a CDS encoding bifunctional UDP-sugar hydrolase/5'-nucleotidase, with the translated sequence MDRREFLKHTGLGAATLGLLGVSALPATAADKKATRLTILHTNDMHSRIEPFPDNATQWAGMGGMAKRAALIEQIRKQEPNVLLLDSGDIWQGTPYFNFFQGELEYKLMSQMAYDASTLGNHDFDNGLEGLQKQLPHATFPFLIANYDFSQTILAGKFQPYKVFEKQGIRVGVFGLGIELSGLVGDKNFGATKYLDPVATAKDMVAKLRGPEKCDMVICLSHLGYKYESAKIDDRKLAAQVSGIDLILGGHTHTFLDKPEPIASPNGRTTLVNQVGWSGINLGRLDYSFERGARQPVVAATAVVPVQAA